CGCCGGCCTGGTCGACGACCGCTTCGACGACGGCGCGGCGTTCCGCGCCGGACAGCTTGTGCGCCTCGCCGAGAAACCCGAGGATGGCGACGCCGTCGGCGCCGACGTCGACCATGAGGTCGATCGAGCGGCGCAGGCTCGCGAGGTCGAGGGCGCCGTCCTCGAGGAACGGCGTGGGGAGGATCGGGTTGACCCCCCGTAACGGTGCGTGCGTGGCCATGGGGCCACCTCCTCCCGCCGCGGGCGTTCGGGCGTCGTCGTCCGCGCGTCGTGTGGGCGGATGCTACCCCGCGCCGCGCTGCGCGCCGCGTCGGCCGCGCGGGCCACGACGCGGGGCGCGACGCGGGGTGGGTTGGCAGCGGGGACAGAAATGCGACGAGCGGCCGGCGAGCACCCGGCGTTCGAGGGGCGCGCCGCACCGGGGGCAGGGGTCGCCCTCGTGCCCGTACGCGTCGAGCTGCGCGAGGTACGCGCCGACCTCGCCGTTGACCGTCCGGTAGTCGTTCAACGTCG
The nucleotide sequence above comes from Trueperaceae bacterium. Encoded proteins:
- a CDS encoding dihydrodipicolinate synthase family protein, with product MATHAPLRGVNPILPTPFLEDGALDLASLRRSIDLMVDVGADGVAILGFLGEAHKLSGAERRAVVEAVVDQAGGRLSVWVGVRALGTAGAVEQAREAEALGADAVFVAPIAPQNDAAL